The Falco biarmicus isolate bFalBia1 chromosome 1, bFalBia1.pri, whole genome shotgun sequence DNA segment aagtgactaatgtttttgcttttgttgttgcttttcaaGCCTCCCTGTTTGCTGTAAGAATGGGGTTTCCATATGAAGATTTAACGACCCAGAAATCTCTTTTGATGTATTCACAGTGGCTTAATCAAAGCTGCCAGCCAAACTACTGGAAGGTATggagcagtggtggtggtgaaggggTCAGGTGGCTGTTAGAAAGTCAGTAATGCATCATTGCGCCTTCCTTTCAGTTTATATAAAGTAGTGCTTTCtgtgtgaagaagaaaaaaaaggttttgcttATTAAGCAGAACAAACTTGGAGTTACCAAGTATTTGGTAGACTTAGGAACAGTATGTTTCTAGCTTTTACTTCTTAGATTGTGTTGGTTTTGACCTTCACACAGTAGCATTTTGGTgtaggaattaattttatttttttagctctAAATTTGCACAGGACTTGTCAAACTAAAGCAAGCAGTGCGTGTataaatttctgaaagaaaatcttgtaGTAACAGTTAAGGTCCTTAAATAGTTAGGTTTTATGCAGACCTGTGAAGACATCAGGTTAGTGCAGCTGTCGTTACACTTGCCTGTTGTGGTGAGGTTgggttgttgggggtttttgttttgattttttttttttttggagggttgAGGGGAGAGGATTGGTGTTACAGATTTCTACATGTTTGTACATGGTCTTCCTTGTTTCTTGGATATGAAATGCTGCATTGCTGAATCATTTTAATTCAATAGATACTGTGCTTTTCAGTTGTGAAAATATCTTGGCTATGGTACTGACTtgacataaataaaacaagctcAATTCATCTGGTGGattttttagctttaaaattttcttcattttgctgaAGAATGAGCACTGagcatgttctttttttttttttttttttttttgaccagtCAGTTGAGCAAAGGCAAATCTTTAATTTGAACAGCATAACTTTCTAGTAGGAAACACTTTTTACTGACCAGAAGTCATCCACTACTTTTTAAGTGAAACAACTTGTAGGATTTCAGTACACTTGTATAATTTAAGTATTAGGCATCTAATGCCTGTGTGGTAGGTTATAGGTATTGAtagtagtattttaaaatgtatctgtAATGAAGCATAATGTATTACTCatgaaaattacaaaataattacagaatgTGGTACCAGACTCTTCAAAATCCTGTGGACCATACAAACGGCCTGAAAAAGTAACTTGTAAAGAAGAACAGACCACCTCACGAAGTGTTCATAATCATGATACTATTGGTAACAATTTTTGGTAACACTgatgctgatttattttttttcctcatttccctACAGATTAGTTTaaagaaactaatttattttaaacatactaagtttaaagaaaagtatttcctatGTGTATTATTTCCTATGTATAGTGGTTTCAAGATTCTGTTACTTATGTGTTAGAATGGGGTGTCTAAAAGTAGGAtttgattttggtttcttttggtttttttccagtgtactGGCCTCACAGCCACTTGCTTCATTCCTTGCCCTTAGCTTTTGGTCATTGCCCTACTGCTTTTCCCTCTGGTACCTTGCCATAATTACTTGGGCAGCTATATATGCTTAGAAAACTGATCAAggttaaaaattacttttcttttggtTATGGTTAACTTAGGTCATGTCTCCCCTGTAGATGTCAGATCAGTTTAAAAGGCTTTGTAGCGGTGGAAGAAATGAATAAACAGTGCTATTGCCAACCGAAAGCAGTGTTTATCAAACAGCCCTTAAACTTATAAAATacagcttgctttcatttttcttctattctgGCTTTTGACTGAATCAGTAGATTTCTGCAGGAACTACTGTGCTTAAAACAGATTAGCAGTAGTAGTCCTAAAAACTTCTAAGAGTTTACTGATTGAAGACCGTTAATTGCTAAGCCTGTCAGCCAGTTAATGAGCAGATCAGAAAAAGGACTGGAGCAGTTAGAGATTCATGTCTTTCAAGCTTTATACTTTGTAGGCTTGAAACTTGCACTCTGGTTTAGTCTATGTTTTTCTCAGTTTAGCAATTCAGAACTTTTTGCCTGACAGTATTTGCAATACCAAGAATTAACAAGTTGTTTCAAGTGTAAATCTTCTTTGCTCCCAGTCCACCCTACTAATAACTAATTAACATTCTACAGAAGTCAGGCAACCTACCAAATTCTTATGTTGGTAGGTAGCTTTCTTTACTGGGATTTACAGTCTTCAGTATGTGCTAGAAGAGTGCGGTATCAGGGTGAGAGGGGAATCTGCTCAACACAGTTCAGGAATTGATGTATCATTTAGTCCTAAGCTGTTTTGTAGTAAATGATGGTGTTTATATTTGTACTTCACTGAACTTCAAGTTCTTCTACCCCAttgttttataaatgaaatGTCTGCTTGAGATTTTTGAGAAGAGTCTTCATTCAGAAAGCATTTAGGAATTTGGTAGGAACTGAtgacctttctttctttttgcagaagcTAATGGTGGCCATAGACTCAGTGCCTCTATGCTTTTAGCTTCTACTGATCAGGAAACTTTTCTGTGAGAAGGAGGTACTGCTTAGTGAGGTCAGAGACAGAGAACTAGAATTCAGCTTTCTGAATTCTGCTTCTTGGCTCTCAGTTTGTACTGGAGTTTGATGCTAGCAGCAATTTCTGCCCTCTGTTAAAGAGGTGAAGTCTTGCTCTATGGAGAAGCAGTTGATCCCAAATCCTGTTCCAAGTGGTAATCTACATTTCTCTAACATGGGGCAGTGGCCTCATTACCAGCACAAAATTAGCAAGAGGTGGACTCATCCACACGTTTGACTGCCTGATACATAATTCTTGTTACTTTGGTAGGCAGTATGTCACCTTCTGCTAAATTTAAGCTCAtccttccagtatttttttaatctccctGAAGTACCATTTATATTTTCTGAACTTTGTTGTTCTGGTCATACTGGTGCAGATGTGGTGACACCAGTTACTTGGTCTCTACTGATTAACATAGATGTGTATTAGGAAACAGTGGCTGCTCGAGCCGCAGTGTACAGCTCTGAACAGTGTGGCGGTCACTGTTTTAGATTCCTTTTTGAGCTCTTGTAATGCATCCAGAAAGTTtccaaatgtgttttaaaaataacttgttttctttaagagtgcaacttttctgtgtttcaggatATCATTAATTTGAATAGTCTGGGTATTGTGGTTCTGTTTGATAACCATAGTGCcaatttaatatatttgttaGGAGTCTTTCTGAATATGTTTCAAACCTGTTGAACATTTTAGGTATGGTTGTAATTGGTGGGAGCGGAACTGTTGCTTCTGGAACATCTACTAATGGTGCAGTCCACAAAATTCCAGGGTTAGTGTCTCTGGTGttacaaaaaagctttttccccatttaattTCCTATATTAAGCTTATCTAAAGGTTGTATGTTTTAGACTGTGATGATCACAAAATGGCCTTGCTTATTTCTGGGCACTGCCATAAATCCTAATACTGAGAAACCGATTCATTTGCAAGAtgatttgtgtttctttgaaggaatgcttgtttttcagctggCTTAATTCACCATACAGAGACACAACTGGCACAGTTGTGAGGCAGCTTGTAAGGCAAGGCACCAGAGACAAATAAGCATTTCCGGGAGCTGCACAGTCTCTGAAGAAATGTATATAGAATTGGAGCCCcagggctgtgttttgtctttgagatattttttttttctacccagTTAGGAATCTTCTCTGTCAACCAAGTCAGACAACTTCAGGATTTAGCAACAAGTTATTGAACATAACTAGTGTCCCCAGCTGTTTACTGTTGCCCACTGGCTGAACCTTACTGCTGTAGCTATAGTCAGTATAACAAGGGTTTTAGTAAAAATGGATTAAGCCTCAGGTCAGTCAGGTTATCACAGATCACTTTTAGTGGTAGTTTTAAGACAAGACTTTGGACTGCAGTGGATTCACGTCTTTACCTGTTCTGTTCTCTGGTGGGTTTGACGCTAACCCAGCTGGAGGCAGTAAGGTTGACAGAGTTGAAAGTGCGCATGAGTCATAAGCACTTGCCAACATCAGGCCAAAAGCCGTTACATTAATGCAATCCCGCTGGAATTAGtaaattacagttttctgtAGTTTccagtttttgtgttttttccgTCGTTCACTACAGCCGTGTAGGAGATTCGCCAATAGCTGGAGCAGGATCCTACGCGGATAGTACGGCCGGAGGAGCTGCAGCCACTGGGGATGGTGACATCATGATGCGCTTCTTACCCAGGTTTGTCCTTAGGGCAGACTTTGCTAGCTTTCTCTAGCAAAATGTGAGCTCAGCAAATGAAGTAATTAAGAAGATTTACTGACTTACTGGCTGCTGAAGTGAGAGTAAAGGGAGGAATGGAAGGGGAAAGAACAGTAGCAGAATCAAGTCATCCTTATGATCTGTCTTAAAAGAAGTAACATCTTAAATATCTTGATGATAGATCCCTTAATACTGCAAAGCTGTGAGCAGACAGGCAATGAGTATATTCCCAAGCTGCATGCTTTTTAACAGAACTGATTAGCTTTCTCCTCTAAAGTGTTTTGTTGTAGGGGAAATAAGTGTTACAAATTGTAGAAAGGATGAGGGATGAGTCTCACGTTACTCAAGACAACAGGAAGGTGTCACTGCAGCAATCCTGTAGTTGCATCTAATTTAAAAGTGGAAGAGGTGTTTTAGTGCTGTGTCGTTGCATAACCTGCATAAGATATCGCTGTTTTCATCACTGAGTCTTGACAGCCATTCTTGTGGATCGGTCTCGCAGGAATGAGTTATGGAAGTCTGTGCTGAACATAGTGGGCACTGATGCTTGAAGGAACATGGAACAGTGGCCTTCGTATGACTTGAGTGCTTTTCCCGAAACTGGCAGTTACGAATGCCTACTAGCTGTTAATGTTTACAAATGTCCTCAATGCGTTTCAAGCTGTTCCAAGCCAGTCTTGAAATACAAGGCAGTTGACAACTTCATGAATTATCCTGAGGTATTAGATACCAACAGTAGTAGTGAGTTGAGCTCCGCTATGAGGTTAATCAATAAAAGCTTACATTACAGTTTAGCAGCCTGAAGGATTTGGGTGGAATgcttaaaacattttgtgttgGCACCGATGAGTTTTAGAAAACAACTCAGACTAGCTGGTTAATCACAGGTTCCTTGTAGATCCAAGTATTTTCTAATTCCATGCTATTTAGATATTCccacatgaaaacaaagaacagaattGACCTGCCAGAAGTAAAGGAAGTGTCAAACAAAGAGCTAATAAGAAATTGCTAATATTTTCTGCCCACCTTCTTTGAGATAGTAAATTCATACTGAGTATTTGATTAGCCAAGAGACCCCTGTGAAATATAACTTTATATTCAGGCAGTTGTCTTTAGATAACTTGAACCTATTTGATAGTTAGAATAAATCAAAGATAATAGGGAGTCTCAAAATGCAAGGAAAGTTCTCTTCTGCAGTACTTTGATAGTATCTGTGGTTAATACTATCTGTAGATGATCCTTAATGTAACAAGAGTTGCTCTTGGTATGTGCATCtttcatcaaaacaaaatctaGTGGTGTTTGCTTGTGAGTTATGTGTTATCTTTTAATCTTCAGGTTCTGAAAGAAGATGACAACAAAAgtaatgtttttccttctgaggACATTTTGGAAATGCAACTGATTGATCTCAAGCAATGCCCATATCATCTTTTGTCTGATGATACTGTAGATACAGAGGAAGTTAATTTTGATTACTCTTTCATTTAGAGTAAGATTGGCTTGCAAAAATTTTGGAAGTGGCTCAGAGTCTTGATCAAAACACTCTACCTTCATATTCATGAAATAAACTGTGTCAATTTTGAGGCTTTCAGaaactttttctgaaaaaaatttctaatgCTTACTGAAACGAGTAACTTTTCAGTAATGTAACATGGGAGGTCAATTTTCTTCGAAAAATTGTCTTGGCATTGGCCTTTTTGAAAACTAGTAATAGCTTTTAATATCAAACTTAATCATACAATGAAAAATAGAAACCGCTAACTCTTTAACTGCTGTTTTGCAGTTCTTTAGCTGATCTGTTACTTAGCCTTTTCTATTGCAGATGATCAGAGGGTTATCCCAGGCTTGGTGCTGCCTTAGAACGATAGATGGTATAGATGCCATCTTGCAGTCCCTTTTTAGTCCTGTTTCTAATTACTTTTCATGCAGAACTTGAGTAATAATTGCCAATATGAATTTTGGCTGAAGATTATTTATCGCGTGTTTCCATTATTCAAGGAAATCAAGGTGTCTCAAAGgtattttagaataaataaCCCAAGTATGGCTAACTGTTGCTGTGGCACTGttggtttccttttttagtTATCAAGCTGTGGAGTATATGAGGATGGGAACAGACCCAACAGTAGCCTGTCAGAAAGTTATTTCCAGAATCCAGAAGCATGCTCCGAAGTTCTTTGGCGCTGTTATATGTGCCAATACAACTGGAAGTTATGGTATGTATTTTGCTTAACAGACAAAGCTTGTTGACTCTAACGGTCACAGAAGTACAAAACCAAAGGTGgattttaaagcagaagtttTTAATTATCCTTTGAACACTGCAGCAATACCAGTCATTCATAATATCAAATGCCTGGTTAGCTGCGCAACTGTGTCCTAATGTGGACTCAAGATATTTGGATTTCATAGACTTTCACAAAATGTATGCAATTCTTAGTAAAAATCAAAAGTATTTACAACCTTCATGTGTTTTCCTGGACTGTATATGATTAATttgaaggttttaaaaaagaatgcttTTGCCTCCCCTAGATATGGCCTAAGGCAGGCAGAATGGGAATGCTAAGCATAGCTTCAGAGCAATGCAAGATCAGTCATTGTGCCAGGCATCTCATTAGTGAACCCTTAGATCAGTAGGAAATACAATTTGCTAATCAACACTGCTTATTTAGTTAGTCTGCTCATTGCTGTTCTTTGATCTCTTATTTCCCATAGCGCTGTGTTTAAGAGATTAGTGTTGGAGGAACTCATTAAGTTAATCAGgattgaaagagaaagaagaggtaTTTTCCTAACTTAGGTTGCTGTTTTGAATTGTATTATAAGGGCATTAATTGCACTACAGCCATCAGTAGCActgtatttttacttaaaaattaaatacattcaaGATGTCTTGGGTTAAACAGATTGTAAAAGAATAATTATACCATTGTAGTAGAATTAGTAACTGGGTCTTTAGATTATAAAGTACAGTGACAAAAGACACTAAtcaaattatgctttttttttttttctttctttcctaggTGCTGCATGTAATAAAATCCCAGGATTCACTCAGTTTCACTTCATGGTTTCTAGCCCTTTGCTAAGTCAACCAACTGAGCACGTAGTAgattgcatttaatttcttttgggCTATTAACATCTGAACTTGGAGGAGCAAAGTGCAGCGTTCCCCGGGTGTTACTTTTTAGAATGGTTGTTGCAAGTGTCTACTATGTCTTATGGTCTGTTTTCTTAAGAACTAAGTTGCCAAAAGTGATGAATAGTAACCATTGAACTGGAGCTTCActttgtcatttaaaaacattattgaCAGAAATCTGTGATaaagggcagggaggggggagggacTACACTGCCTCTACATgcgagatttttttttttgagaatatttGTCTTCCTGAGATTTAgcccagggttttttttttttttgtcctgaaaagaaaaccatgCAAATACTGGCAACCAAGGAAAGGGGATTGAAGAGTAGTGGGGACTATTTCAAAACTTGAATTAAGAGATAAGGCGCATCTCcttctggacctttctaactTGTTTCACAACAGCTGATAATACATTAGAATAGAGAGGACATCAAAGCATCCCTGGTAGTACAAGCCTTCAAGGAGTATTGCATTACTGGCTGTATGTGAAGACAAATGGAAATCTTCCTGTCACCTGTTTTTTGTAGTGAGGTTATGAATCGTAATCACAGTGATGTCCTTGTCACTAGTAGGCTATGTGCTTGccctctgctgcagcacgtTTGCCCTGCCGAGGAGCAGCTGAATACTAGAGCATGACAGGTACCTGCAGCTAATGAAGCTGgttctgtctcttcctttttccatgTCTAGAGATGCCAGGATTCGTTTGCAATATAACTTGAGCATCTCGAGGATTGTTCCGTAGATATTTGAAGATCTGTTTGATAATTTTCTTAATCGGTGGTGCTGATCATTTGATTGAATCTTTGCTAAACTTCAGCTAGGAAAAGTTAATAGGGGGGAGCAAGTAAAATGAGCATGCCTTGTCATAagcacttttaatttttctttgtctaCTTGAATAAAATCATTGAGTAATAAAAGCACACCTTAATGTATCATAAGTAAGTAGTTGTTTAGATGCTTGTGTACTGTGCCTTAGAATGATTGTTGCCTTCTGTTCCAAGTTGGTGTctttaaaagctggaaaaaagctCTAATTAGAGCAGCCATCTTTAATGGCCTGCTGTTGAACTtcatcaacaaagcagtttatTTGGAGGATTCACTTGTGTCGCTCGATCTTGAGAGCACAGAGTTTGCTGTAAGCCACAGCAATTCATCGGAGGAGCTCTTACTGAATATTCTGTAGTGGTTTAAGGTAAGTTTTCTGCCTGTCCTACCTGCAGCCCTTCTGGCACGGCCGCTTGTATCTTCAGGTGACTCGGGCAGTCAAGTGCAAATAGATTAATACAATCCCaattattgttattttgaaGATGGCCTTGTGGATTGTGAACATAGAAGGTTCAGTACTGACAGCTGAGTGGTAATATCccgagctgctgcagctgaatcCACCAGGACTCGTCTTTGAAAGGAGTCGGGAACATCCATGGCTTGCTCTGCGGTGTGCTTGTGCCGCTGTGTGCTAGCTAGTGTGCGCCACCAGAGGTGGTGAGTGCCCCGGAACAGTGTACCTCAAGTCACTGTTCCAGTTGTAACTGTACTGCGTAGTCAGCTCGTTTGTATAGGAACACAAATACTTGTCTCCGTGAGACACATGTAGTAACACCTGTGGTTTAATAAAGTAGGTTGCTTTGTGATGCACAAGTAGTTACTGTAAAGGAAAGGATTAGTTTGTGTCAAGTATTTTAATAGAAAGTTAATTTGACAGTGTGttgtaatatttataaaatgtacCATTCTGATGTTATGTACAGaattatgaatttaaaaatagtgtttcatattttgtcttaaaaatatttctttaaactcAGTAGTAGTGCTGTTCTGCTACACTTAGCAGacacattcatttaaaaaaaaaaaaaagattttctcaTGTACAAACCCTTGCCAAAAGTAAGCAAAAACTCCGACAGCTTCTGTTGGgcttgaaaaaaataccttacTGTTTCTGATTCAAggaatattgtatttttaagtttttactATCCatcttttaccaaaaaaaagcagaaaaaaaccctacagagAATACGGGTATTTGTAAGTTAATGGTACAGTTGAACGCATCCTGTCTGTAAAGTTGTGGGACTTTTAAGTCCAACTGTGTCTTAAGTTCATTAGCTTCTAGCTGGCCtgcttttttctatttctaaaacTTCTTACCAAATTATCACTTCCTCTGTTGTAGACAGAAAAAGAATCTTAGCTTCATGGTCTAACTAATGAAGTGAACTATGCCCTGTTTTTGCATGGCACTGATAACAAAGTAATCGGTATGAACCGTGACGATGTTTTGTATGCACTTACTGAGGAAAACTTCCCTGTCATTTCACCATGGGTAGGTTACCACCGAAATGCATCCTTTCATCTCTAACTGCCTCGGTTGGGAATAATTGGGATTTTCAGAGAATTTAAGGTTGGTCTTTCAGATGGAACCTGCAAGTAATACTATATAAACTGAAGTGAACCTGTTATCTCCTCACAGGGTAAAAACAACAGTGGTgctgattgatttttttttttaattatttttttttaagcttggaAATTCTTCTATTAGCATTTGTTGTTTGGGTTAAGTGATTGCATGAGTTCTGTAACTCATTAACAACTCTGTTCATCCTTGTTTTGCAACAGAGTGTATGTGTAGGATTTCAGTTCTATTATCTGTAGTCTATGTGTGTGCAGAAATGTAAGCGATAGTTAAATTTACTCTAGCTCTAATATACAACTAGTAGTATGTTACACATTAAGCTCTAAACTACAGACGTTCTCACTGGGGGGTGTCTGTTCATTCCTCCACGTAACTTCCATTCCATTTACAGCAAAAGACCACCGCTGAAATATCCATGGAGCAGCTGTGGCAGAATGTCAGGATTTTGtgactggttttgttcttgttgtttAAGCTCCTGAATCAGGCAGCAAACTTTTTTAGAGGTTTGTGCGTTTAACAACATtggctgtgttttcattttcttcttcttttcccctgaTGGCTGGAATCAATGTAGGTAA contains these protein-coding regions:
- the AGA gene encoding N(4)-(beta-N-acetylglucosaminyl)-L-asparaginase isoform X1, coding for MAVAAAGRGGVRRWMVVAPFLLVLLQLVGAASAAALPVVINTWAFRKAAETAWRVLQLGGSELDAVERGCTQCEIDQCDGSVGYGGSPDEIGETTLDAMIMDGNTMEVGAVADLRHVKNAIGVARKVIEYTKHTLLVGESASLFAVRMGFPYEDLTTQKSLLMYSQWLNQSCQPNYWKNVVPDSSKSCGPYKRPEKVTCKEEQTTSRSVHNHDTIGMVVIGGSGTVASGTSTNGAVHKIPGRVGDSPIAGAGSYADSTAGGAAATGDGDIMMRFLPSYQAVEYMRMGTDPTVACQKVISRIQKHAPKFFGAVICANTTGSYGAACNKIPGFTQFHFMVSSPLLSQPTEHVVDCI
- the AGA gene encoding N(4)-(beta-N-acetylglucosaminyl)-L-asparaginase isoform X2, which produces MEHQNRHKEREAGLQLSIAARSAWRVLQLGGSELDAVERGCTQCEIDQCDGSVGYGGSPDEIGETTLDAMIMDGNTMEVGAVADLRHVKNAIGVARKVIEYTKHTLLVGESASLFAVRMGFPYEDLTTQKSLLMYSQWLNQSCQPNYWKNVVPDSSKSCGPYKRPEKVTCKEEQTTSRSVHNHDTIGMVVIGGSGTVASGTSTNGAVHKIPGRVGDSPIAGAGSYADSTAGGAAATGDGDIMMRFLPSYQAVEYMRMGTDPTVACQKVISRIQKHAPKFFGAVICANTTGSYGAACNKIPGFTQFHFMVSSPLLSQPTEHVVDCI